One stretch of Armigeres subalbatus isolate Guangzhou_Male chromosome 2, GZ_Asu_2, whole genome shotgun sequence DNA includes these proteins:
- the LOC134210518 gene encoding uncharacterized protein LOC134210518, translated as MVNHRLREKLEADGRFGFQQHAFRPGYGTSTYFANLGNVLQSVYNEGKHVDLVSLDIAKAFSRTLTPLVFNKLREWGITGNMLAFIKNFLTGSTFTVLIGGSAFGEYAGNWSPPRVSSSVTLS; from the coding sequence ATGGTCAACCACCGGCTCCGTGAAAAATTGGAAGCAGATGGAAGATTCGGCTTTCAACAGCACGCCTTTCGCCCAGGATATGGCACCAGCACATACTTTGCCAACCTGGGCAATGTGCTACAGAGCGTGTATAACGAAGGCAAGCATGTTGATCTGGTTTCGCTGGACATTGCCAAAGCCTTCAGCAGGACCTTGACACCCCtggttttcaacaaattacGAGAATGGGGCATCACTGGCAACATGCTTGCCTTTATCAAAAACTTCTTGACGGGTAGCACATTCACGGTCCTCATTGGCGGCTCTGCATTCGGAGAGTATGCCGGAAACTGGAGTCCACCAAGGGTCAGTTCTTCGGTCACCCTTTCCTGA